Below is a genomic region from Oreochromis niloticus isolate F11D_XX linkage group LG13, O_niloticus_UMD_NMBU, whole genome shotgun sequence.
GCTAACAGTAGCTCAGTGCATCTGCAGCAGTCAGCTGTGCAGGTCAGACTTTAAAATCGAACCCTAATGTGATTGATCGTGCAGCTGGTTTCGTTCTGCACTCACAGTCAGCGGCCCCATTTCTCGTAGTTTGCTGTGAGCTGATTAATGCATGTCTCTGCTGCAGTCCTGTTTGAAACAAAATGTAATGCTTTTTTATTCATGTCAGTGTGCAACCTGTTCTGTGGACACGCTGtggtgtgtgcgtttgtgtcaTTTATTCAGTTGTATTACATTTATATAGCTGCAAATCACAACGAGGCGCTTAATATTGTAAGGTGAAGCATTTAACTCGAGGAAATCAGCGCCTAGTTCAAAATGGTCATTTTGAACCAGCATCCAGTCAGAGCCCACCTACGTCTCCTTACATGCCCTGTGGTGTGAGAAATCATGACACTTTGCATCGAAGATGAGCTGGGAGTGACAGCTGCCTGTCAGAGATGCTGGGAACAGATACGATCACGCGTCGTCTCATTCGGAGCCCCGATGTTGTCAGGCGTGCACACGAACACACGGGTCACGCAAACTGCCGAGTGATGTTTTTAGTTGATCAAACGATGGATCCTTTCATCCCTCGCACATTACCCGTCCAATATCAGCACAGATATCCAGGAAATAACTGCATGCCATCATTTTTGGAACTGCACTTTTATGCTTCCTCTGCTACACTGTTGATAAAGTCAgatattgtttttatatttacacacaTATAACTGGGATGATGTGACGGTGTGACAACCAGCCAAGCAGCTCCTGCTGTTTTAAAGTCGTTTGTGTCGTTAAATCCAAGCAGAAAACCATCCAACATACGATTAACATGTTAAACTGTTTAAAACTCAGCTCTGTGCAGAGAACGTCCACCTCTGTCACAAAAATGGAGCCAGACTGAAACTCTGAAGCTTCAGATGTTCAACATCTTTGTCTGGCTCATACAAAAATCCACAGCAGTGTTCGAATTAACCAGTGCTTGGACTGGAAAGAGCAAACCTGCACACTGACAGCAGGTCTGAGAGCTTTAATTACAGGATATGTAGGAAAGACCAACACAGGTAACTGCACAGGTGAGTGTCTCTTTACAGGAGCTCTGCCAGGCAGGAAACCGGAGTTAGCTTCAACAAGTGGTGAGTGCTTTACGCTGACCTTGGTGAAGAGGTTTGTTTTGACATCTCGCTTGACTGTCTGATCTTCTTCCATTGAACTGTGGACTGGTGCTGAGCAGGAAAGCAGCAGAGAGCCTGCAGGCTTGTGTGGACAGGTAACAACCAGGTGCCGGGTCCTTCAGGCACAaagaacaacaccaacacacaGTAACAGCATAAAAGAGCCAATTACCACCACAGAGGCTGACTTTAAATACTGCTCACTGACGAGGAGATGAGACTGAAGCTCCGCCCAGCGAGAACAGTCGGCCCACAGCTCGACctgagagaaaacagacagcGAGAAGGAAAGAAAACCCAGACGGCCGGGATCGTGACAGAACAGGAAAGAGTTTAAAATGTAAGACAGTGCAGGCAGAGATGTTGAACAAGACAAGATTTTAATGTCACTTTGAGTTAAACCTTacaaagaaatcaaagaaaacagatacagatcaaataaaaataagaacaatgACGGGtagataaatacatttaaagctATAAATACACCAAAGTAGACAGTGAAGACAGCGATGCAAAGAAATCCCAAAGAAAAAGAACTACAAACATGGACGACCGTACCAGTCTGAAGTGCAGAACAGTTTTACAAAGCAAAGAAATGAGCTGCCCTTTGACGGGCTTCAGTCTTCATCAGGAGACGACTTAAAGTGCATTTTCATCGCTGtcagcagtttttgttttacagtttctgaaacaaaaagcAGACGAGCACCGCAACCACCGCCAGGACGGTAGCGCCTAGAAGAGTGAGGATCCACCATCGATAGTCCAGATTTCTGTCCTGGTGAAACGGGTTAGTGATGGATTCGCTGCGTCGCTCACTCACTGGGTTCCTCATCCTGCAGGAAAACATCTTCACACACTGTGTTTCCTCAGAATTGATGATCTCCATGTTTTTTCCTGACTGTTCCCACTCTCCATCTCCGATCCTCCAGAAATACTCGACAGGTTCGGCCTCTTTAACGTCTCCGTCACAGCTCAGTGTGCACTTCTCCAAACTCGAGCCACACATCAGCGGCCTCACCGTCACCTCGGGCTGGGGCACTTCTCTGATCCTCACGGCCTGATGAGTCTGACTCTGGACACGGTTGTTGATCTCCACTGAATACACCCCAGTGTCAGCTGCAGTCATGTTCCTGATCTCCAACACTCCTGTGTTCGTGTTCACCTCTGATCGGCCTCCAAACCTGCCGTAATATGTCTGGGGAATCTCGTCTTCCACCCATTCGGCCAACAGTTCTCTGTCCCACTTCCACACGACGCTGGTGATGCGAGCAGAGATCGAGGCAGGTTTGAGGACCAGCGTGCCGCCAAGCTTGAAGTACGAGTGTATAATCCGGGCCTGAGCGAACCTCACTGCGGCTGAGAGCAGCACTCCcagcagcagaaagccagcTGATGGCTTCATGTTCTCAGATCAGTACAGAAGTGAAAGACAAAAATTGGCAGAgatctttttcctcttttctgcgCTGGCAGTGATTCCCTGCAGGGAGTGCGGTGAATCTTGTCATGAAACCATTTGTGAAAAGGAAGTCAGCTCCCTGTGTGGTCGCACTGAACTGGCATGTTCTCATCCCAGTGCGTCACACGCTGACATTTTGTCAGTAAAAGCCTCATGATGACACTCTGCTCTGCTTACAACCATGTGAATGACTTTGACGGTCAGCTGCTTCGCCCTGATGCAGCACAAATACACCCACAGTTTGTGCTGGTTGGTGACAGGTTGCATCCAGTGAGTCACGAGACTCGTGCAGATGAAGAGATCGGCCCGTTACTGGTGCCGAAATGTTTTTCCAGGTGATTCAATACAACTCCACGGCTGGTTACAACAATGGGTAACAGCAAAACTCTGGAaagagttttcttcttcttcgtttgCAGGATCCACGCGTTGGTGGTGCACATTTGTCTTCCTCATAGCTGCTTCTCACACCGATCGGGTGGCGGTGGCGCTTGTTGCCTGCAGGACGCCCTTAAATGACCAAATGAAAGACTAATAGCCTGATTTTACTGGCCAACCATTTTGGGTGACCTGCAGCTGTGGTCTGTTAACCTGCTTGGTCTGAGTGCAGCCTTTGAAACTATATTATATAACATCGTAGAACAGACAAGCTTCAAGTGGAATCATTGACACACCTTTAAATCTTATCTCTCGTACCAAACTCGGgtcattcatttaaaaatgtcaaattccCGTCATTTCCAGTTACTTCCAGCGTTCCCTGAGGATCTGTCTTGGAGTCTCTCCAATGTAAACATCTGTGTATCTACTTCCTCTTGCTCATATTTTCTATAGTAAGTATTTCCatagacagagacacagaaaacacaaaaactccttaaaaacaaacaagaaatgaTCCAAAGAAAACTACAAACATGGCAGACCATGATGatgtaataaattatatttaaatggaaatgaagCAGTTTTTCAAAGCTAAATGGAGTAAAGCTACAtgacagagacagaagaaaaCTAACCATcagagtaaaacaggaagtgaataaaatgaataaagttATCAGACACAGCAGGTTGAGAAACACTGAGGGCACAAACTGAACTCTGTAACTGTGACTAACACATTTCAGATGGTGATGTGACTTTCAGACGACCACCTTTTAAGGTGGTATGCATCTTCAGAATacacagcacagacacacaagagaAGTTTGAATGTTTAGCGTAATGTTAATGCAAACTTCACCGAGTCCTCCCCTCACATGTTTAAAGCTGAGCCCTGCATGTTTCTGCTCCTCAGTAATAGACGACAGGTATTTTCATGCAGAGCAGGAACATGCATGTGAGCACAAAGTGACTTTCATGGAGTCTTTCTTTCGGTCTTCTGTAGATCAGCGATCCTACACTCCTCGAAAAAACGAGACAAAAGGAGGAAGTTTTCAAGTGTTTATGGTCTTTATCACAGAGAGAACTCAACAGTTCATGAGCATCATTGATCTCTGTGCATACAGTCTATGTACAGAGTGCACACAGTGCTTACAGCACAGAATCAAACATCTGCAGTCAGATGATGTTTAACACTTTCCAAAGTGCTTTTTCACAGTTAAAGGCTGCAGTCGAAGGCACGGGAGGACCGCGACGGCCTCTTTCAGCATGAATACAGACGTGAGTGTGTTACACACACCAACatcagtaaaacaggaagtaatcgCTTACTTTAAGAAACTTTGCAGAACACACAGCTTCTTCCCTTTTTAAAATATGATGTTTATAGATCATCTCTCTGCAAGTTTTCCTCCGATGGCAGCGTCTCTCACGTTACAGAGGAAATGGAGCAGACGGTAAAACGACTGCATCAAACTGGCCTCACAGTCCTGACCTTCAGAGGAAACATCTGAGGGCCGGTTTCAGCTCCTGACCGATCTTCAGGCTGCAGAGCTGCAGGCGAGGAAGTCTGAGCAGGACCTGCCTCAACCTGTCCTTAATTTATTGTCCCTCACACTGAATGTACAGCTTTGCTTTTTCACTCGTTTAACATTTCATATCATCTAAAacctggaaacaaaacagatTCTCAGAATATCAAGTTTTCTTGTTTCTGGTTTTCTAGGTTCACCATCGTCATCGTCACATCTAAGAGAGAAGTTTTTCCGACTCTCCCGGAcgctttaaaagcaaaaaatcagCAGATAAATCAGTAAGTAAATGAAAACAGGGAAAACTGTCCACGAACGTCAAAAACAGCTGGTGACTTTTCCCAGATCGACACCTGAAAACACTCCAAGCCCACAGGCGATCACATGATCACCAGTCTCAGTCCTCAGACCTCACACAGTCCAGGCAACGTCCAACAGAGTTTGTTATTGCATGAAAGACGTTGATTCTCCTGCAGCTCCTGCTCATTAATCTGAACTGCTTCGCTGTTTTCAGAGAGAAAATCAAAGTGTTTCTGATATGACGGCGAACTGTTTTGTTAGTAGCTGATGGGGGCTGGTTGGGCTCTCGGAGGCTGAGATCTGAATTCTGGACAAACTTACAGTTCAGGTGGAGCTCAGGACTGACCCAGAGAGGCTGCTCAGTCATAAATGAGCCTCTGCTGTTAACCTGGAGTCTGTGTGATACCTGTGGCAGTATCATCTATCATCAGCAGAATACTGCAGCAGCTTCCTGCTCTTTAACGACTGGCATAAACAGAAGTGACTGTGTGGTGATACTGCAGCAGCATGCAGAGGGACCAGTGCAGAGGGTTTACTGGTGCCTCAACCTTTGTCAGCAGTCATGCTTTCACAGCTGCATAGCCTATTGATGGGACAGCATGCCCCCTAGTGGTGGCAAGCTTTATaaatcaaaacataaaaaatgccTCTTAATATTGGTGCTTCCACCTATGTGAGGATTCAGGAATGAAACTCTTTGTCTGGAAGTTTCACTCGCAGTgacagagacaaataaacacatttattacAGAACAGCTCACATAACAGAGATAATGTGACGGTGTGATCACCAGCCAAGCAGCAAAGCCTCCACTGTACAACCAACATGTGTCACAACTGCAGGACAAAACatttcaccatcatcatcatcatcatcaacatctcAGCTCTGCTGGAATAATATCTACCTCTGTCTGCAGAATGAAAACTGATGCTCGTGCAGGTTGAGCACACAACATCTGAATATTTCCACCTTTTTCTGCCTCGTCACAGTGTTTAAAATGCAGGAGCAGTGAGACGGGGATGATGAACCAAAGCAGAGCTTTTAGTTCTTAAagcaaaaaacaggaaaagccCAGAATCCTGACGAGATAAATAAGAGGGCAGGAATGACGGGCATATGTGGGAAACACACGAATACCAAGAGAAATACATTAAGaagtataaatacacagaaataaaGAAGCAAAACTAACTGACAGAAGTAAAAATAGATGCATCAGATGTTTAATGTAACTA
It encodes:
- the LOC102077498 gene encoding pregnancy-specific beta-1-glycoprotein 8-like, producing the protein MKPSAGFLLLGVLLSAAVRFAQARIIHSYFKLGGTLVLKPASISARITSVVWKWDRELLAEWVEDEIPQTYYGRFGGRSEVNTNTGVLEIRNMTAADTGVYSVEINNRVQSQTHQAVRIREVPQPEVTVRPLMCGSSLEKCTLSCDGDVKEAEPVEYFWRIGDGEWEQSGKNMEIINSEETQCVKMFSCRMRNPVSERRSESITNPFHQDRNLDYRWWILTLLGATVLAVVAVLVCFLFQKL